A stretch of DNA from Candidatus Spechtbacterales bacterium:
TTCGTATTGATCCTGAGGGAATATCCGCATCGTCGTGTACAAGGATAAAAGAGTTTGGATTTAACTTTTTAGCATCTACAAGCTCCTTTATGGCAAGACCTGACTTGTTCATAAAAGTTAGTGGTTTTGCCAGAACTACTTTTCTGTCTTTTGTTTTTCCTGTGTAGTACAGCGTTTTTTTGGTTTCGGTTTCTTTAAACTCCACCCCTTCTTTTTCAAGAGCATTCATTATTAAATCAACAACCTCGTACCCCGCGTTATGGGGAGTATTGTTGTATTCTTGTCCCGGATTGCCCAGGCCCACAATTGTAATGGTTTTTTTTAATTTCATGATGAAAAAAGAATTCTGAATTTTGAATTTTGAATAAAATTCTAATGACCGAATGTTTTAAAAATTAAGACATTAATACATTTAATTAAAATTAAAAATTAGAAATTTAAAATTAATTCAAAGTTTTATCTATAAAACTTTGAATTTGTGAATAGTCTTCATATCCCGCTGTCGGGTGCAGTGTGTAAAGCATTTGTCCGTTAGAGTCTGTCATATCTGAGTATAACAGATTATTAAGAGTAGGTGTAATTGTGTACATCTCTACACTGTCCGCGCCCATTTTGTTGAGCACCGGTTCTATTTGCAGGAATTGCAATATAGATATATCTGTTGAAAAATATTCCTGATATGTTTCAATTATGTCCCCTTTATCCTCATTTAGTAGGCCATCTCCACTGCTTATTTTTTCCAGTATCGCGATAATAAGTTTTTGTTGCCTTGCCATTCTGTCAAAATCCCCCCCGGCCCTGCCTCTGTCTCGTATGTAGAACAATGCCTCCTCTCCGTTCTTGTGACCCTCTTCGGTTTCTACGCCGCCTATTAAATCAACAACCTTTTCTGTACCCGCAAGGTTTATAACAATAGAGTAGTGTATATTTTGCCCGGTTATTTCCCTAACCTTACTTTTCATTATTTCTGTTTTTTGCGCGTCCGGAATTTCAGTGCCTCCTGCCAATCTGTATAGTTCATTTATTTTTTGGAACGCCCCATCATGAGATATCCAAAGGTCTCTGGGAAGAGAAAATAAATACGCCTTTTGAGTTTCGTGTTCTAAGCTCAGTAGTATTATTGTGTCCGCGACATCTCCGGATATATAATCTTCGCCGCTTATTCCCAGAAGCAGTATATTTGTTTTGCCGTTTTCCGAGTGTAATTGTGTTTTTTCAGCCAAGGTTTTAAAAGAGGGTACAGTTATTTTTTCCGGGCTCTTTATGTCCGCAGGTGTTTCCATCTGCGCGGTTTGGCGTATACTGCCGGCAAGATGTGAAAGCCCCCAGGCAACACCCAATACTACTCCGAACAGAGCCAGAGAACCTATGGCGGCAAGCACTGTTTTGCTTTTTATAAACTTCATTATTGTTATTTTTGTTTTTAATCCTCAGCTTCAGCATAGCCCCCTAAATACATTTAGTAAAGTGGGGATTATGCTTTAAAATAAGGATTTTAGGGTAATTGCCAAGCCATATTTATTGTGATAATATAAGGTTGCACTGTCGGGAAATCAGTTCGATTTTGCACAATTACAGACATGAACGAAAAACTTCGCGGAACATTAGATTTTATATGGGATATCTCTAAGATAATCCTTATTTCGCTTGTCATTATTATACCGATAAGGTACTTTGTGGTGCAGCCATTTTTTGTGAGGGGCGCCAGTATGGAGCCTACATATCAGCAGGGAGATTACCTTTTAGTTGATGAAATATCATATCGTTTTTCAGAACCAAAAAGAGGCGAGGTTATAATTTTTCGCTTCCCGGGAAATCCTTCGCAGTTTTACATAAAAAGAATAATCGGCCTTCCCGGTGAAACAGTTATTGTAAATGACGGGGGGGTTACAGTAGTAAGTGACGACAATCCCGATGGCCTGACTCTGGAAGAAGATTACATACGCAACATAAATACAGACGGAACACTGGAGGTAGAGCTTAATGGAAATGAGTACTTTGTTATGGGAGATAACCGCCTCGCAAGCTACGACTCAAGAAGATGGGGGCCGTTGGCCGAAAACTTTATAATAGGCAAGGTGTTTGTACGCGCATGGCCCTTTGAACAATTTGGTGTAATAGAAGCACCAGCTTACTAAACTATATGTCAAAAGAAAAAAAGAAACAATTTAGAACACCCACAGGAATGCACGATATTTTGCCTAATGAGCAATACATCTGGCAGTATTTTTGGAGGATGGCCGAAGACACAGCAGGCTTTTATAATTATGAGAGGATAGATACGCCAATGATAGAGCAGACCGAGCTTTTTGAAAAAGGAACAGGACAGGGGACTGACATTGTGCAAAAGGAGATGTTTTCTTTCAAAACCAAAGGAGGAGACAGTTTAACTCTTCGCCCTGAAGGGACACCATCAGTAGCAAGAGCATTTATACAAAATGGAATGAGAAAATGGACATCTCCTGTTAAGGTGTATTACGGAGGTCCTATGTTTAGACACGAAAAACCACAGCGTGGCAGGTTTCGCCAGTTTTACCAGTTTGGACTGGAGACAATAGGGGAAGAAGATGCTGCAAGAGATGCTGAAATAATAAATACAACATTCAAAATATTAGAACGTTTACGCCTGACGCAGGTGTGTATGGAGATAAACTCCATAGGGTGCAAAGCTTGTCGCCCCAGATATATAAAAGCTTTAAAGAATTATTACAGGTATAGGTTAAAACAAGTTTGCGCGGACTGCCGCGAAAGGTACAAGAGCAGTCCTTTGCGCCTTTTGGACTGTGACCAGGAAAAGTGCCAAAGAGTTAAGACCGAGGCTCCCCAGATAGTGGATGATCTTTGTAATGACTGTAATGAGCACTTTAAAGAGGTCTTAGAAATTCTTGATTTTGTAAATATACCCTACATACTGAATCCTCATCTTGTGCGCGGATTGGATTATTACACAAGAACAGTTTTTGAGATATTTTTGGGGGATGTTACAGAAACTCCGTCAATTTCTGAAGGTGGCGACACCCCTAAAAGACTTGCAATTGCATCAGGAGGCAGGTATGATAATCTCGTTAAATTTTTGGGAGGAAATGATGCTCCCGCCGTAGGTGTTGCAATGGGTGTTGAAAGAATAATTGAGGCGATGAAGGCTAATGATAAATTGCCTAAGAAGCCTCAGGGACCAAGAGTTTTTGTTGTACAACTTGGAGACAGGGCAAAAAAGAGGGCGTTTCTTCTGTTTGAAGAGTTCCGCAAAGAAGGTATCGCGGCAAGAGAGGCTTTGGGTAGGGATTCTATTAGCGCGCAGTTAAAACTGGCAAACAAATATAAGGCTGATTTGGCAATAATAATAGGACAAAAAGAGGTTTTAGATAAAGTTGCAATAATAAGGGAAATGGACACAGGAACCCAGGAGACAATACCTGAAGAAAAGCTGATTAAAGAGATTAAAAAGAGGTTAAGCAAGAAAAGGTAAAGTAATTCTTAGCGAACGAGAAGCGTGAGCTTAGTAGTACTCACCGAGCACTCAATCTTAATTTTTTAAAAAATTAAGATTGAGTGCTCGGTGCTCATGAATGTAAGTTCGTATTGCGCAAGCAAGCTTGCTTACACTCACTAACTATTCATGGCAGATATTTTTTGCAGGATAATACAAGGAGAGGTAGCGGGTGAATTTCTGTTTGAAGATGACGATTTGGTGGTATTGAAAGATATAGCCCCAAAAGCCCCGGTACATTACCTGGTTATACCTAAAAAACATATTTCAACGATAAACGATGTAGCAGAAGAAGATTCCGAACTTTTAGGAAAAATGGTACTGGCCGCTAAGAGAACCGCAAAGGAAAAAGGAATAGAAGAAGGTTACAAGCTTGTTTATAATGTCGGGGAAAGAGGTGGTCAGGAAGTGCTACACATCCACTTGCATGTGTTGGGGGGCTGGAAAGAACAGTAAATGTAAATTACAATATAAAATTAAAAAACTAAATTATTTCGCGAAGCGAATTCCAAAATTTTAAATTTTGAATTTGATTGAGCGAAGCGCCTGCCTGCCGGCAGGCAGGCCTGCCTGCCGTGTTAGAGAATGCGGCGCAGGTAGAAAGAAACATGGTAAATACAACAAACAAAAACACAAGAACCGGAATGGAAGTCCGTAAAAAAGGGGGAGAGTCTGTTGGTAGCCTGAGCAGGCGCTTTACACAAAAGGTTCGCGGAAGCGGAGTTTTGATGGAAGTGCGTGGAAGGTCTTTCTACAAGCCAAAGCAGAATAAAAAGGCAAGAAGAAAGAGTGCCTTGGTTCGTGCGGAGCGCAGGAAAGAGTACGCAAAGTTGCGCAAGTGGGGAAAGGTAAAATAAGTGATTTATTAACGAAAACGAGCACAGCGAAATTTGAGTTTAGAAAGAACTTACCCCACCGTAATTTTGCCTTCTAACTATCAAACAGTCTTGTAATTAGAGATAATTGTTTAACGCAGCGGCGCAGAGGGTGAATAACCCCGAGCCTGCCTGCCGGCAGGCAGGCGTAGCGAGTGCGCCGCCATTCACAGCAAGCAAAATTAGGGCGGGGTAACTCGCCATCTCCCTAGGCCTAACGGCCGGTGGCTAGACGTAAAGTCGCCATCCCGGCATAGCCTAGGGAGATGGCGGCCCAAAGGGCTTAGCCATAAAACTATGAGTTTAGTTGACCAGATACAGTCTGATATAAAAACAGCTTTAAAAGAAAAGGATGAGAAGGCATCCCTTGTTTTACGTTCGCTTAGTGCGGCTTTTAAAAACAAGGAAATAGAATTAGGTAAAAGAGAAGAGGGTTTGAGTGACGTTGAGGTGGAAGCAATAATATTAAGCGAGATAAAAAAGAGAAAAGAGGCTCGCCAGCAGTATGAAAAAGGTGGCCGAAGCGATTTGGTGGAAGAAGAGATGGCGGAAGAAAAAATTTTAGAAAAGTACGCTCCTGAACAAATGTCTGAAGACAAGCTTGAGAAGATAATTGATGATATAATAGAGAAAACAGAGGCAGCAGGAATGCAGGATATTGGCAAGGTGATGAAAGAGGTGATGGCACAGGTGGGCAACAATGCAGATGGTTCTTTAGTAAGCTTATTAGTTAGGAAAAAACTGCAATGATCTGTCGTGTTGTTAATGAGACCTCTTTTGATGTGAACGAGGAGATGCTCAAAAAGTGCGTTCGGGAGACTGTGCGGGCATTCGGTAAAAACGAAGACATTTCCTGCAGTATAGTAATAGCAGGTTTGGACAAGATAAGGGAGTTAAATGAAAAGTACTATAACAAAAAGGGCGCGACGGATGTTTTAACATTTTCTTCGGAAGAAGAGGATTATGCGGGGGATGTAGTTGTGTGTCCTTCGTACATAAAGGAAAGCACAGGGGAAGAAGGTTTTGAATGGGAGTTTTGCCACGTTGTGGTTCATGGCACCATACACCTTCTCGGAATACACCACGAAGAAGATGAAAAGAATGGACATACCAAGCAACATGAAAAAGAGGTAGAGATTATAAACAAGGTATTAAAGAATAATAATTAATTTTTCAGTCAACTTTTCATTTTAATCTTTTTAATGGCTAGGGAACATATAATTTGTGGAATAGATATAGGATCTCGTTATATATATACGGTTATTGCTTCGTTTTCAAATGATGTTCCCTTACCACAGATAATGGGGATGGGCAGAGCTCGCTCCGCGGGAATACGCAAAGGAATGATAAGCGATTCCGAGGATGCCATAGTTTCTATAAGCAAATCAGTCAAAGAAGCTGAAAAGATGGCGGGGGTATCAATAGGCAGCGCCTATGTCAGTATAGGCGGTAATCATATTACAAGCATGCCTTCAAGAGGTGTTGTTGCTGTTTCACGTGCTGATGGGGAAATATCAGGCGAAGATGTAGAACGCGTAAAAACAGCTGCCGCAACAGTTACACTTCCCCAGAATCGGGAGATTTTACACAACATACCGAGAGAGTTTATTTTAGATAATGAGTCCGGACTACGCGATGTTAATGGAATGAAAGGGTTAAGACTTGAGGCGGATACTTTAATAATAGCGGGTTCAACGGCTCACATTAAAAATATTACAAAGTGTGTAAATGACGCCGGGGTTGATGTTGACGGCTTTGTTTTAGCACCTATTGCTGCCGCGGAAGCCGTGCTCTCAAAACGACAAAAGGATCTAGGTGTTCTCTGTCTTAACATAGGAGCCGGCACAACCGAGTTGGCAGTTTTTGAAGAAGGTAATCTTATTTACGCGAACATACTTCCCTTGGGGGGGGACAATATAACAAACGACCTGGCAATAGGTCTCCGTATTAATGTTGATGTGGCCGAGCGTCTTAAGCGGGAATATGGCATGGCTTTGGCATCGGAGATACCAAAGAGAGATACAATAGATTTATCTCAGTATGACCCGAATGAAACAGAGGCTGTAAATCGCAAAGCTGTCGTAGAGATAATAGAGGCACGTCTTTTTGAGATATTTGATATGGTAAACAAGGAGCTTAGCTCCATAGGAAAGGAGGCATTTCTTCCGGGAGGAGTTGTACTTACGGGAGGCAGTGCCAAGATTCCTCATATAGTAGAGTCATGTAAAATGAAATTACGCCTGCCTGTACAGATAGGATTTCCACGGGATGTTGAGGGTGTCACAACTTCTATGGACGACCCTTCATATGCCGCTGTTCTCGGGCTTATATTTCACGGATATGAGGAGGGTGAATATACCGCGCGTTCGTTCTCAGGACCGGGAACTGCCTCATTTGCAAGAGCAGGAAGCAAGGTGAAAAAGTGGATGCGCTCTCTTCTGCCATAGGTTTAAAAGTTTTATAAACCCAATACAGACAAAATCCTCACAGGCTTTTTATTTTTGCCTTGACTTTTTGGTTTATTTTCTGTAACCTACACTATTGAACAAAGTTTGGCTTCAATATTTTTAAAAGTAAAAAGAAGCCCCGGGATTTAACCCTAAAATTAAATTTATTATTATGGCTCAAATTAAACCTGACATAGAAACATTTGCAAAAATAAAAGTTGTGGGAGTTGGTGGTTCGGGTTGCAACGCTATCAGCCGGATGATTGACTCTAAAATAGAAGGCGTGGAATTCGTCGCTATTAATACGGACGCTCAGGCTCTGCATCACTCAAACGCTCCTCTTAAAATAAATATTGGAAAGAACTTAACACGCGGTCTCGGAGCCGGTATGAATCCGGAAATAGGAAGGCAGGCAGCTGAAGAAAATCGGGACGAGATACAAGATGCTGTTAAAGGTGCCGATATGGTTTTTGTTACCTGCGGTATGGGAGGAGGAACCGGTACAGGCGCTTCAGCGGTTATTGCGGAAGCCGCCCGTGACTCAGGGGCACTAACAGTAGCTACCGTTACACGCCCCTTCAGTTTTGAAGGAGCTCAGCGCGCGCGTATTGCAGAAGAGGGTTTGAGCAAACTTAAAGAGCACGTGGATACTTTAATTGTTATAAACAATGATCGCCTTCTTCAGGTGATAGACCGAAAGACCTCTTTGATAAATGCTTTTGGGACAGTAGATGATGTTTTGCGCCAGGGAGTGCAGGGTATAAGCGACCTTGTTATACAGCCCGGTTTGGTCAATGTGGATTTTGCTGACATACGCGCAATAATGAGCGAGGCGGGAAGCGCGCTTATGGGAATTGGTCTAGCAAGTGGTGAAGAGAGGGCAATGGAAGCTGCTCGCGCTGCTATTAGCTCTCCTTTGCTTGATATCGCAATTGATGGAGCACGTGGAGTATTGTTCAGTGTTGCGGGAGGTGAAGACTTGGCAATGAGCGAGATAAATGATGCGGCTAAAATAATAACAGATTCAATTAATCCCGATGCCAGAGTTATTTTTGGGGCTGTAATAGACGACAAACTCAAAAAGGGAACTTTGAAAGTTACAGTAATAGCCACAGGGTTTTCAGACATGCCTGTAAGCAATACAGAGGAATTGGATTTCTCTGCGGTTACAGCACGCACCGCAAGTTTTAAAAAAGATGAGATAGAAGATGAAGCTGTGGCAGAAAAAGTAAAGGTAAATCGCGAAGATGACTTTCCTAAGCTGGCTACTAAAAATAACAAAGAAGAAAAGAGCGCTGTTGACGGCGATGATGACAAAGAAGAGGATTGGGATATCCCGACATTTATTAGAAAGAAGATGAAATAATCTATTTTTTAAATTTTTAAAATGGCACGCCACACGGCGTGCCATTTTTGGTATAATAAAGATAACACTTATTATTTTTCCACAGGGCACTTCGCTTGACTCGTGTTAAAATAAAACACCACTTAGAGAAATTCTCATCGGGAACTAATTCCATACCCCTAATAAATTTATTTTATTTTTTACCTCTTGGCACAAGGGATAAAAAAGAACACTAACTATGGCACGTATTCCTTTCACAACTCCATTTAAAAGAGTAAGAAAAAGAGACGGGCGTGTTGTTGAATGGGAACAGTCCCGTATCACCAGCGCAATCCGAAAAGCAATGACTAAGATGGAAGAGGGCAATCCTCAAAAGGACTCTGAAAGAATATCGGATAAAGTTGTCCAGTTGCTTGTTAAAAAATATCCCTCAAAACAGGTTTTAACCATTGAAGAAATTCAGGATGTTGTTGAAGACGCGCTTATTCTGATGGAGTTTCCAAAGACAGCGAAGGAATACATCGTTTACAGAAGAGAACGTGCCAAGGTGCGTGAGAGTCAAAGACATGTTCCCGAACATGTGCAGAAAAAAGCGGCAGAGAGTAAAAAATATTTTAAAAACAAATTAGGCGAGTTTATCTACTACAGGACTTATTCCCGATGGATAGAGGACGAGGGAAGGCGAGAGACATGGAGCGAGACAGTAGATCGTTATGTAGATTTTATGCGCGAGAATATCTCAAACGCGTTAAGTGAAGAGGAGTATGCGGAAGTTCGCGAAGCAATTTTAAAACAAGAAGTTATGCCTTCCATGCGCCTTATGTGGGGTGCTGGAGATGCGGCGCGAAAAACCAACGTTACCGGTTACAACTGTTCCTATATAGCCCCAAACCGCCTGGAGGATTTTGCAGAGATTATGTATCTTTCCATGTGTGGAACAGGAGTAGGTTTTTCCGCGGAAAGCAAGAATGTCCAACAACTGCCTATAATAAAACCGCAAACCGGAGATAAGTTAAAAACTCATGTTATAAAAGACTCAAAAGAAGGGTGGGGCGATGCCTTAACTCTCGCTCTTAAGACTTGGTATGACGGTAAAGATATAGATTTTGACTACTCGCAATTACGCCCTGCCGGAGCGCGACTCTTAACGATGGGTGGCAGAAGTTCCGGACCTGAACCTCTTAAAAATCTTATGGAGTTTTCGCGCGAAAAGATACTTGAAAAACAAGGGAAGCGCCTTACTAATCTGGATGTCCACGATATTATTTGTAAAATAGGAGAGGTTGTAGTTGCCGGAGGTGTAAGGCGGAGCGCTCTTATATCTATATCTGATTTAGACGATAAAGAGATGCGCCACGCAAAAGAGGGCAAGTTTTACATGTTTGAGCCACAGCGGCAAATGGCGAATAATTCAGCCGCGTATAATAAAAAACCCACAACCACGGAATTTATGGAAGAGTGGCTGGCGCTTGCTAAAAGTGGCACAGGTGAGAGGGGTATATTTAACAGAGCCGGCTTAAAACATCAGATGCCTGAACGCCGATGGAAGATAACAGCCCCGCACTGGGCCGACATGGGAACTAATCCATGCGGTGAGATAAACCTGCGAAGCAAGCAGTTCTGCAACCTTTCAGAGGTAGTATGCAGAAGCGAAGACACAGAAGAGACTCTTATGCGAAAAGTGCGTCTCGCAACAATTTTAGGGACTTATCAGTCTTCTCTTACCAACTTTCCTTATCTGTCTAAAGAGTGGAAGAAAAACTGTGAAGAAGAGCGTTTGCTCGGAGTATCTCTCACAGGACAGTGGGATTCAGAAGCCGCGCGCGATCCCAAAATTCTTCCCAAACTTAAAGCCGAAGCCATAAGGGTTAATGAAGAGTATGCTAAAAAAATGAAAATAAATCCGTCTAGTGCGATAACATGTGTTAAGCCGTCTGGAACCGTTTCTCAGCTTGTAGATTCAGCCAGTGGTATGCATGCCAGGCATTCAGAATACTATATTCGCCGCGTTAGAATATCTGCAACTGACCCGCTTTTTCATATGCTTCGCGACCAGAAGTTTCCTCATAAGCCCGAGATTGGACAGGATCCCGAAACCGCAACTACTTTTGTTCTTGAGTTTCCGGTTAAAGCTCCTGACAACGCGATAACAAGCGGACAGCTTACAGCATTAGATCAGCTTAAGCACTGGAAGAGTATAAAGGAAAACTTTACAGAACATAACCCATCGGTAACAGTTTCTCTTAATGACGAGGAGTGGATACACACAGCCCACTGGCTTTATGAAAATTGGGACATACTTGGGGGATTAAGCTTCCTTCCGAGGAATGACCACCACTATGCCTTAGCACCATATGAAGAAATTACAAAAGAGCAGTACGAAGAGATGGCGGCCTCAATGCCCGATGTGGACTTTGCCCAAATTGTGGGATATGAGCGTGATGACAACACCGAAGGTGCAAAGGAGCTTGCATGTGTTGGTGGGGTTTGCGAGATAGAGGAGATGACAGGTCCGGCGGACACGGTGGCACACGACCACGAAGAATCCCGCGAAACTGCTTAATAAATTAAAAAATCTCAACAAAAATACACCGTTAGCGGTGTATTTTTGTTTAAGGTTGCAATAGGTGAACCTAATGTGGTTAGCATTAGGGTTGAATGTTGTTGTTTGATATAATGTAAGTATATATTATGAAAAAAAGAATTTTAGAACTCATTATTTCATTGACTTTTGTGGTTGTATCTACTGCAATAGTTTACAGTTTTCTTGTAGGTATACCTGAATTTTGGGATGCACAGTTTTTTTGGAGCGTTGCTTTGGCTATTGGCTGGGTTGTGGTTTAATCTGGATATTATAATCAGGGCTGGCTTGTACGCAAAGGAAAAAGCGCTGAAAATGTTTCCATTGTTTTACCTGTCGCGGTTTTTACAATATAGTGCATTTTGTTTATAAAAGGCATATATTATGAAGATTGGTCGTTATTATGGGGAGCTTTGGTTGTAAATTCCAGTGTTGTATTTAGTCTATACCAGATAGCTAAGGCTCGTGGGTTTTTGGATATAATTTTAAAAAGGTCGAAAAGCAGGAAAATTTAAAAAATAAAAAATACTAATTATGCGTCTTAAAAACAAAGTAGCAATTGTAACCGGTGCTTCATCGGGAATAGGTCGCGCCATAGCCGAGAGTTTTGTTGCAAACGGGGCTAGTGTTGTGTTTTCGGATATAAATGAACCAGACTACGATGTGAAAGAAAAGTTTGGTGAAAAGGCAGTTTTTTTCAAATGCGATGTCTCTGATTACTCGCAGGTTGAAGAACTTGTAAAAACCGCGATAGAAGAATTTTCCGGTCTGCACATTATGGTAAATAACGCAGGTATAGGGACCGTTGGAGGTATACTTGATGCCACTAAAGAAGACTGGCAAAAGACGGTAGATATAAACATGTCAGGAGTTTTTTATGGGATGAAATTAGCGGCACAGTACATGAAAGACAATGGTATCGAGGGCAGTATTGTGAATATGAGTTCTATTTTAGGTAAAGTTGGTTTTCAGGGGGCTGTTTCATACTGTGCTTCTAAAGGAGGTGTTGTACAGTTGACCCATGCGGGAGCATTGGATTTGGCTCCGTATAAAGTAAGGGTAAACGCTATAGCACCAGGGTTTATTAAAACAAAGATGACAGATCCTATGTTGACTAATGAAGATTTTAACAACCTGGTCGTCACTTCAACACCACTTGGACATGTGGGGGAACCTCAAGATATAGCGAACGCAGCAATTTATTTAGCTTCCGATGAGGCAAAATACGTAACAGGAGAGATAATATATGTAGATGGCGGGTGGACCGCAAAGTAAACGTTTAAAAAAATCGACTCACGCCCATGAGTCGATTTTTTTAATTAACTCATGCTCGTGAGTCGATTTTAAAAAATTAACTCATCATGTTGATGGGTTTTTGTTATTCTGGTAGTATGTCGGGGATGTTGAAGGGGTTGGACAAACTGCTTACTCCCGCGAATGCGCTTGTGTTTGTTTGTGCGTGCGTTATTTTGGGTGCGGGTATTTTTTATAAAGTTCCTCAAGCCCCATCAATTGGAGAATATAATGTTGAGGTTGAAGGAAAGATTGTGGAATACCCCGATGTTCGCGCGGATAAAACAATTTTAGTAATCCAGCCCACAAAAGGAGGGTCTGACCTTCCTTTGGGGCGGGTGCGGGTTTCTGCGGATAATTTGCGTGAGTTTTCATATGGCGAATATATAATTGCGCGGGGCACAATAAAAGAACCCGAAAATTTCGCGGACTTTAACTGGCGCGGGTATTTGGCAAAAGAGAGTGTGCAGTATGTAATGTATTACCCCGAGATTCAAAAGACAGGCAAGGTTGAAAAAGGACACCTACATTACGCGGCAGATTTGCGTTCAAAACTGCAGACAGGTTTAGATAACACGCTTTTGCCTCCGCATAACTCTCTTTATTCTGCAATGTTGCTTGCAAACAAAAGCGGTCTTTCGCAAGAACAAAAAGACAGTTTAGCCTCTGCGGGCTTAAGCCATATTGTTGCAATAAGCGGAATGCATATTGCTTTTATTTTGTTTATGGCTTTAGGAGCCTTTTTGGTGGCGGGCATGTGGCGACAGCAGGCAAATGTTTTGGCGCTTTTGTTTATAACCGGTTATATAGTTATGATAGGTGCGCCCGCTTCAGCTGTGCGTGCGGGTATTATGGCGGGCGTTTTAATTTTAGGGCAGCTTATAGGACGCCCCAGTTTCTCATGGCGCGCGCTTTTGTTTGCAGGCGCCTTGATGGTTTTATTTAATCCGTATATCGTGCGTTACGATATTGGTTTTCAGCTTTCGTTTCTTGCAGTCCTGGGAATAATACTATTTTTTAGGCGTATTGAGGTATTTCTCAGAAGCGTGCAAAAGAGAGTTGCTGAGTTTGTTTTGCGCGCGCCTGCCACAAAAGATAATATTGCCGCAACATATGCCGCGGAAAATAAATTTGGGTTCATCTCTATTTTGGCCGTGACACTTTCCGCGCAAGCTCTTACATTTCCCTTGATAATTTACAATTTCGGCAGTTTTTCTTTGGCATCACCCGCGACAAATTTGCTGGTCGTGCCGTTATTGCCCGCAGTTTTGGTTTCAGGATTTATATCTGCCTTTGGGGGTATGGTCGGGGGAGTTACAGCTTCGGTATTAGCCGCCCCCGCATGGATATTTTCGGAATATATTTGGTTTATTATTTCAACCTTTAGTTAAGTGGATAATTTTAAAGTGAAAATTTTTTCTAAAAAACAAAAATATATTCTCTGGGGGTTTTTGGGTGTAGCTGTCCTGTCTTTAAGTTTGGCATATATTTCAATACCGAGCGGGGCGCTTGAGGTACATTTTTTGGATGTAGGGCAGGGGGATGCTGTTTTCATAGAAACACCCTCGGGTCGGCAAATACTAATAGATAGCGGGCGCCCTGATTCGCCAATTCTGGAACGCCTCTCTAACTACATGCCGTTTTATGACAGAGATATAGATATCGTCGTGGCCACTCACATGGACGCGGATCACATAGGTGGGTTAGTGCATGTGCTTGAAAATTTTGAGGTGGATATGATGCTGGTTAATTCCGGTGATTTTACTAAACCCCTGAGTGAAAAATTATTTAAAATAGCTAAGGAAAAGAATATCCCTATAATACAGGCAGGTGTGGGGGATAAATTCACGCTTGATGAGGAGGTGTTTATGTATACCTTGCATCCTTCTTCGGGGTTTTTGAATAAAGACGAGAACGAAGCATCTC
This window harbors:
- a CDS encoding ComEC/Rec2 family competence protein, producing MSGMLKGLDKLLTPANALVFVCACVILGAGIFYKVPQAPSIGEYNVEVEGKIVEYPDVRADKTILVIQPTKGGSDLPLGRVRVSADNLREFSYGEYIIARGTIKEPENFADFNWRGYLAKESVQYVMYYPEIQKTGKVEKGHLHYAADLRSKLQTGLDNTLLPPHNSLYSAMLLANKSGLSQEQKDSLASAGLSHIVAISGMHIAFILFMALGAFLVAGMWRQQANVLALLFITGYIVMIGAPASAVRAGIMAGVLILGQLIGRPSFSWRALLFAGALMVLFNPYIVRYDIGFQLSFLAVLGIILFFRRIEVFLRSVQKRVAEFVLRAPATKDNIAATYAAENKFGFISILAVTLSAQALTFPLIIYNFGSFSLASPATNLLVVPLLPAVLVSGFISAFGGMVGGVTASVLAAPAWIFSEYIWFIISTFS
- a CDS encoding ComEC/Rec2 family competence protein, which translates into the protein MKIFSKKQKYILWGFLGVAVLSLSLAYISIPSGALEVHFLDVGQGDAVFIETPSGRQILIDSGRPDSPILERLSNYMPFYDRDIDIVVATHMDADHIGGLVHVLENFEVDMMLVNSGDFTKPLSEKLFKIAKEKNIPIIQAGVGDKFTLDEEVFMYTLHPSSGFLNKDENEASLVFKLVYKNDSFLFTADIGKVAEYTLAQSGIDISADVLKVGHHGSNTSSVKYFLDKVGAKLAVIQVGENNYGHPHPAVLRRLKDLQVLRNDLNGDITIYSYGDSI